The following DNA comes from Papaver somniferum cultivar HN1 chromosome 4, ASM357369v1, whole genome shotgun sequence.
ATGATCTTTTCCGGCAGATACGAAAATTCCGACGATTTATCCGGCGAGTTATATGTTTTCCAACCGGTACAGATTCTAGAATTCTAGGATTGAATAAGTCATTTTTGGAAGGTCATGATGttcagaaaaaattaaaaattggttcTAGGATTGTGGACCATGCTTTAACTATTCAAGCTCTCCCGTATGTAAGCGGGTGTTGCTGTTACTACTAGTCTCGCTCGTGTTTAATCGGGCGTTACTACTActtgttattttgtgattctggTATACGCGATTCTGTAAGCGGGTGTTGCTGTATACGCGATTCTGTTAACCGAGATTTTATTACTGGAGAGGTGCTATTCGATCCTGTTTGAAAGTGGGTTACAGTCAGTTCTGTTGTATTTTACTTTGTGTGATCATGTAACTTCAGGTTAATTACCTGCtttatctattaaaaaaaaagatatccCCGATATTAAATCAACAATTCTACGTCCATTTTGAATTGGCCACCGTGGATTATCCCACATGACACAGTCACAGTAGGTCACCCTATATTTTAGCAGGGGCGATTATTTAGGGTTGGATGGGACACAAAAGCTCACGGTGCCCTCTTTGTGGATGGTGGGTTTCTATGTCCTCTAtgagcattttttttttgcaccGGAAGTCAAGTGATACCATGTTCCTTGTTAAAAGAAAGAAGCTTATTATTGGGACGTCAAGTCAAGTGGTACCATGTTCCTTGTTAAAAGAAAGAAGCCTATTATTGGGACGTCACATTTTAATAGAGGGATGTCATTTAATAGGACAAAACAAGTCATCTATAAGTAATTTTAAAAATctttatctaaaataattttataaggaCCAAACAACCCTCACTTAATAGTTTGAAACATTTAATTAAATTAGCTAATTTTATTAGATTAGATTGGCGATTTTCATTTATAGTTAGAGATAGAAAATTAGTTTTAGTGTTTTTGATTATTTGAAAGAAGACAGGTAGAAGAAAaatagttttattttcttttttttgaaaaacctTAAATTTTGATTCACTTTTAGGTGAATCTTATAAGAAGAAATCAAGTTCGTTAAAATACGTTAAAAAGGCTGGATATTTTAGCTTTTCAGACAAAGTTACGGTTAgatgaggatgaattcctaaccGTAAGGAAacctaaattaaaaaaaaaaaaaaccagttacggttggaaaTAGAAAAAACCAACCGTAAATTTGCTTACGTCCAGATTCGGTTGTTATATTTACCAACCGTAAAAATTTATCTATGCATTTGAGAATTTTTCTTTCCCCCAAATCCAGCGTCCATATATATCCGGGAGTATAGTTATACCGATTTCTAAAATTAAGACAAAATAATACGTTTTTAATTTAGGGTAAATGTGTTTAGCAGTTGATATGGTTGAGCAACTTTTTTGGTCCCGCGGATCTTCGTCAAATATCTCAAACAAATCTGTTTGTTAATGATTATTTGATGGCATTAATTACTTTCCTGTTTTCCTAAACAATACCAAAACTTTTTTGATTCATTCCTTTAAGAAATGTTAACGAATCTGAAAACCCAAATGCAAATGATTTTTTACGTTTGGTTTAAttagttaaaaataaaaaaaatccaaccgtaagaaaaaaaattctaactTATGATTTTTACGGTTAGGTTTTATATGAGTCGAACCCAACTGTAAAACAGTTACAGTTCAGTTTTTTTAGATAAAACCGTAACTAGTTCTGAAACctaattttttctatttttcaatGAATCTAGCCATTTCAAACGTAATTTGTTTGTTGATTACCATTACTTCTATTATATGCTTCTTCCATGTTTAATAGAGAATTCAATCGACGATTATAATTTTTCCGAATCGTCGATTGATCGAAGACGgtgaaatgattttgattaaaagaaaaggaaaaaaattacTGTTGATGAAGGAGAggaaattaagaagaagaagagatttttcaattagaattaggttttgattttagtttttaggtttttattttagtgGAAGAGTATTTTAGACATTTGGTATTGAATCAAGATTATCCCGTAACCAATTTTTTGTttaagtgaagcccctctattaaaATGTGACCCCCAAATAATAaggttcttaaaaaaaaaaaaaaaaacaataggcAAGCAcggaaattttgatttttttcttctgtgaTTTTGATTGTTAGGTGAAGATTTTATATACCCAAAGTTGTTGCCTTTGGACCATTTACCCGATTAACCTATCAAGTCCCACCAAATGACCCAAACACGTCTGAAGATGACGGGAGCAATGACATACGCGgtctttttaatttattttatttatttgtggaTAAAACAACAATGACGTATGTGATGATTAGTATCACTAGATTTTCAGTACCTCAAACTCAAAGTCCACTATAAAATGTTGTTCACTCCCACATAACAGAACCACAAATCCTCTTCCCTAATTTGCTTTCTGTTTTCTATCATTTTTGAGCTtattattttcaatcaaaatctaCACAAACAATGGCAGATGAAGTAGTTCTCTTGGATTTCTGGCCAAGTATGTTTGGAATGAGGGTGAAAGTAGCTTTGGCTTTAAAGGGTATCAAAtatgaatacaaggaagaaaatCTGAGCGATAAAAGTCCTCTACTTTTGAAGATGAATCCAATCCATAAGAAAATCCCTGTTTTGATTCACAATGGAACACCCATTTCTGAATCACTCATCATTGTTGAATATATTGATGAAGTTTGGAATGAGAAATCTCCTCTTTTACCAACTGATCCTTACCAGAAATCCCAAGCTAAGTTTTGGGCTGATTATGTTGACAAAAAGGTAAGACTATTGTGAGTTGAATTTGTTCAATCGTTTTACTGTTTATGCATGAActgtcatattagtttcaatcttTTTGACTGCAGGTTTATGCTGGTGGAAGGATGATATGGACAAGCAAAGGAGAAGAGCAAGAAAAGGCTAAGAAGGAATATATTGAGATTTTGAAGGTATTGGAAGGAGAGCTTGGAGAGAAACCATACTTTGGTGGTGACAAAATTGGGTTTGTAGATGTGGCTTTGATTCCTTTCTATACCTGGTTTTATGCTTATGAGAAATGTGGAAATTTTAGCATAGAAGAAGAATGTCCAAAGATTGTTTCTTGGGCTAAGAAGTGCTTGGAAATGGAGAGTGTTTCTCAGTCACTTTCTGATTCAGAAAAGATTTATGGATTTGTTCTCGCATATCAAAAGAGGCTTGGAATTGCATAAGTTCATCCTGAAAGCTCTAACGGTCTCGATAGGTCTGGTCTGTCTTATCACGGGGATGTAAGATGACGGACCAAGACTAAGAATAAGAATATTGCTTTTGGAATTTATAGTAGAGCGATGCAAATGTTTTAATTTTTCTTGTACTTCTGTTTTTCCTTTCAATaaaattttacctctttaaaTATTATTTCGTTGGGAGAGAAGACTACGTCTAAGTGATCCATATCAATGGGGATTCCAGAGCTGAATTGTTACTCCATTAATCCCCgtatcccagtgttgggtttgcGAAAAAGATCTATTGCTTTAGTTTAAGTCTTATGGGGTGCTAGTCTAGCATCTAAATTAACAATCCACGTCAGCTAGCATAACCACCTAAGtcttatgggagtgctaatctagcatgCTAGTCGCTGAAACAAAACATCTCCAagcgccgaaccattcagcgtttTCACTTTTCGCTGAACCATCCCGCGCTTGACCAGTCAACTTGGTCAAAGCGCTAAATCATTCCGTGCCTAGCGCTGCACCATTCAGCATTACATAAATCGATCTAACCCAACAGAATgtcgatcttcttcttcttcccatttCATTTCTTCCTCACCCCAAAACCCTCCGAAAATGCATGTTGTAGGTCAATATTTCTAGGGATTTTCGTCTCAATTCGCTCCGTGGGTTTGAACATCAACACGATTCGAATCATTTGAGATTGGTTTGGAGCGAATTCGTCCACGAAATCGATTTGGGTAAGAttttgaaacttttttttttccgatgatcatgattttttgatgaaattgatatGTTTAGATGATTGTTATTTGTTATTTAGATGATTTAGATGATATTTTTAGTATTgtgtgatttttttttgtgatgaAATTTGATTTTGGGGATTAAATTGAATTTTTGTGATGAAGATGAATGATAATTTGTATGAGAGATTACATGATTATGATGAAAATGATACTTGTAGTATTTTTGATGAGATAAATTTgtatgattatgatgaaaatgataaaatgtggttgattttttttttgttttttttttattgattgtagtatgaaTATGGAAGAACATTTAGATGCTTTGGAAATAGTATCGGCAAAGGGAGATAGGCATGTATCTAATAATTTGAGTGATAGTCGGACTATAAACTTTAGAGGTAGTTTTAATGATGTTGAAACGTTATACCAAATTGTAGTGAAAGATAATCCGATAACACGAAGATACTGTGATAATTGTGGGTTTTCATCTGTCTTTGAATTTAGTTTTTCCAATGCGAATAGAGGTTTAGTTGAAGTCATAGCTGAGAGATGGCGGAAAAAAATCAAGAGCTTCCATTTTAGAGAATTTGAGCTTGGCATCCTTCCTTTAGATTGGTATATGTTAACGGGAATTCCCATTGGTAACCCTACGAAACAACAAGTAGTTATGCCGGCATTGGATCAGTGCTTCAGTTATATGTCACAACAATATGAATTCTACAATGGAGCTCATCAAGTAGTACCGAGGGAGTCAAGGCGCATTTATGCCTCAAGTTCATGTTCCTCATCTggcagatcttcttcttcaataccatATGTCTATTCCTCACAACCAATCAATCAAGATGATCTCACATTGAGTGGTTTATTTAACCAATAGCCTTCAACTCAAGGATGTTACCATCCTAGGTGTGACTATTGAGCAACTACATCACACAATCAACAACAACCTCACCAAAGCAATGAATTTACCGATGCGTTGGAACCTAACATTGTTTATGATACTCAATGCACCTAATCAACCCGTAGCtactttgagtgaatgaaattaCTTGTAGTGTTTTATGAAAAACATATggattgttattttttttttatggaatgtTTATGAAGTGTTTTAAGTActaattttctcttttttatgGAGTGTTTATGAAAACATAtggattgttatttcttttttatggAGTGTTTGAAGTACTATTTTTCTCTCTATTTTATGGACTGTCTTAATTTTGTTATATTAGGTATATTATGCAAGGAGCTTTGAGAGGAATTTTGTTCGGTCCtccagatgatgatgatgatactgAGCAAAATGTTATAGTAGTGGCTACGCTTTTGGATTCACAGAGGAGGCAAGGACTACATCAACCCATCCCAAATGAAATCAAGGAATGTAAGAAGGTGCACAGACACCGTGTAGATGCCGATGCAAGGATGATGCATCAATACTTCAACTTCAGGTGCACATATGGGCCAAAGAAATTCAAAGGTCGGTTAGCTTTGCCTCGTCCCCTTTTTCTGAGAATTTTAGAGCAAGTTTGTGATTATGACCATGATTTTCGTCAAAAAACCGATGCTTGCGGTATTCCTGGCCATTCTAttatatatgaaaatggttgccgTGATGAAACATTTTTCCAATGGAATTGCACCAGATTCTCTagattattacacacaaatggcaGCATGGACTATCTACTTTTATTCTAAGAAGTTTATGGATGCAATTTTTTGGATCTATAATGGTCTATACATGCTACCGCTCAAGATACTGAGAGGATTTTGGCAGAGAATGAAGCTCGTGGGTTTCCTAGGATGCTTGGTAGTGTGGATTGTTTTCATTGGGCATGGAGAGCATGTCCTATGGATCAGGCAGGATCCCACTTGGGCTATAAGTCAATTCCCACGGTTGTTCTACAGGCGGTAGCTTCATATGATAGATGGATATGGCATTCCTATTTTGGGTTGGGTGGACAGAATAATGATTGTAATGtcttgcatgcttcgggtttgttCGATTAAGAACTTTATGGTGTAGAACCTCCTTTTCATTATCAAATCAATGGAAAAAACTACAATACGGGGTACTACCTAGGAGAAGGATCATATCCTATGTATGGTTGTCTTGTGAAAGCATACAAACCCGCCTCAAACAATGCGGAAAGTCTTTTCAATCAATATCAAGAAGCAAAAAGGAAAAACATTGAACGTGTATTTGGTGGTCTAAAGGGTAAGTGAAACCATGTCGTTATTATAAAAAATCGGACATGAAGGAAATTATGAGGGGGTGTTTGATAATGCACCATATGTGTGTTGAGATGGAATATCGCAATGAGGATTGGGGGATGATCACGGGACAAGAACCTCAAccgccaattcaaggaaatataaGGCTACCTCCTCAAGTATTGTACAATCTGGCGCGTTGGGCGGAACTTCCCGAAGAACTCACTACACACATTTGGCTACGACATGGAGATGGTTTGAGATATGGAGATATTCCGAACCTAGTGATGGATGATGCCTTACCGGAAGTTCATGAGGGTACAACCGACGTGGATACCGATGAAGACCAATATGACCCTCAAGGAGATGGAGGATTTTATGAGAAtggagagtaaatttcatattcaCCAATTTATTTAACCATaaatactctttttttttttttttcattcaagcACGTTTTCATTAAGTAGACATTTTAATTAGTTCTTGTAAACTCCATAGTACTCTTTTTTTCATTTAAGTACGTTTACAATTACATTACATATTTAGCTAGAACTTCATAATACTTCTTCATGTATATACTTCATTCAAATAAACTTCGAGCTCCATCAAATATCCCCAAAGCTGTGATATGAATGAGTGGCATTCTATGATCCTTTTGGTATAAATTCAAAGTATTTTCACGATTACTATTTGACCTCCTTAATACAATGTGAAAACGCTTGCAATTACGCTTGATGCTTGCTAACCGAATTTGTAGTTGTTTTTTTCATCTTCTATTATCATTTCCATTGATTCTCACAAATTCTTCAACAACTTGTTCCCAAAAGGTGTTGGTTGTTAGAGACTCGTCGA
Coding sequences within:
- the LOC113274800 gene encoding probable glutathione S-transferase parA → MADEVVLLDFWPSMFGMRVKVALALKGIKYEYKEENLSDKSPLLLKMNPIHKKIPVLIHNGTPISESLIIVEYIDEVWNEKSPLLPTDPYQKSQAKFWADYVDKKVYAGGRMIWTSKGEEQEKAKKEYIEILKVLEGELGEKPYFGGDKIGFVDVALIPFYTWFYAYEKCGNFSIEEECPKIVSWAKKCLEMESVSQSLSDSEKIYGFVLAYQKRLGIA